The Microscilla marina ATCC 23134 genomic interval CTCGTAGGGTCTACCGAAAAGCGTACATCAGTAAAATTAGCCCTGAACTGGGTAATGGCCGCCTGAATACCCATGGCCAATACTCCAGTGTTAAACCTAATTCGGAAAGCATAAGAACCAATCATTGAGAAATTATTGGTAATGCCTATTTTGTCATTGACCAGGGTCAAACCCAAGCCAATGCGATCTTTGATAAGGGGCAAATGCCCAGAAAGCGTTTGGGTAACCGGGGCTCCTTCAATACCTGTCCATTGTTTACGAAACAACCCCGTAACACTGAATACATCGCGACTACCTGCATACGCCGGGTTAATTGCCAACCCATTAAACATGTACTGGGTAAATTGTACGTCTTGTTGTGCCTGTCCTTTCTGCACCGACAGCAGGCTAAGCCCCCAAAATACCAAAAGGCTTAATAAACCATATTTTTTAATGTGCATCATAGTTTGCCTGTTCGTTTTTAATGTATTGTTAAGTTTTAT includes:
- a CDS encoding PorP/SprF family type IX secretion system membrane protein yields the protein MMHIKKYGLLSLLVFWGLSLLSVQKGQAQQDVQFTQYMFNGLAINPAYAGSRDVFSVTGLFRKQWTGIEGAPVTQTLSGHLPLIKDRIGLGLTLVNDKIGITNNFSMIGSYAFRIRFNTGVLAMGIQAAITQFRANFTDVRFSVDPTSTDPAFDQNINKTLPNFGTGLYYYTDRFYAGLSVPQLINWDLADGNISNARQSRHVFITAGYVFDVSPTVKIRPSLLAKYVSGAPFSIDINANVWLFDRFAVGGSYRIGDAVNLLAEARISNNISVGYAYDLPSPSWGGTIQVVMK